The Osmia lignaria lignaria isolate PbOS001 chromosome 1, iyOsmLign1, whole genome shotgun sequence nucleotide sequence GaccctttattaatttattaattaccttAAGGGTCATTGGtgaattatcattttaattctttgactggaaaatttttctaaaaatgtgTAACAGTAGAACAATTGAACTCGTgtgaaaattatgaatttttcattttttatttcaaattgttgagataaaaaattaaataagaaacaaGTCAGACGATTCAAAACGATTTCACGAGCAAAAGAAACACTTTCTAGTTACGGCACTGATCAGCTGGTACCAACGAAAAACTCTCCCCCTTTTATCTATGGAAACACATGCTTCCGGGTTTTCCCGCGTAACCGGAAACGTGCGTGAAACGATTTCCTGCCTTCAGGCACTAGGCGGCAACAATAAATACTATATCGCCCGGATAGAACAGTAATTAAGTGATCAAACACCTCTGCTGACCCGAAATATCATTTAATCTTCTTTTCGTAATCAATTCCTTTAAAACGTAGTatctaataatttttcacgcgaattttattcattttcctttCTGCGCCATATTATACTTGTAAACTttgaaatgtttcttttatttacacGATTTAGACGCTATTTATTGCAAcgagtaaaaaatattattctatcaTTGACGACGAAGCTCGCGACAGataaaatgtttctttcttttttttttaatgcccATTAGGAGTACATTCGTTTGATTTCGAGGATATTTCTACTTTCCAGTCTctcgttctcttttttttttattctttgcaCCAGCGTCGTTTTGCGAaagttcaattttcatttatcattggttccctttttatttgaaatatcttgacatCTGGtcgatatattttctttttccttccctttttAGAACACAACGATAGAACAGGAACGAAAGATTTGCTCTTACGAACTTTCTCGGAAATACGAAGTAGGTTAACGTTAACAATTCACACAGTTTCGAATACGGAACTAGGTGTCCCAAAATCTGTCTTACTGATCGATAGAACGAATATGGAAAGCGGCGAATGATTTTCGTTTAACCATTCGTATCTGAAGCGATCGATTCACGataataaatcaaatttcaattgaataacGCTAATTAAAATTAGGTCGTTCGTGTCActcgaaaaaaagaaagtagtaTTTTGAagtatacatttaaaaaatcgCGAAATTAATATTTGACATCGCGAATTAACTTTTATTTCTTCAGTCTTTTATTgtcattttgtaattaaaaaacaaaaattgaaaatctctTGAATCTCAAAGTTGAAATTGAAAACTTGATAAAAAGTTTTTATTTGcaatcaaattaattttataggtTTCaatcccttcttcttctttttttcatatttttttaaaattctttttcaccCGACTGCAAATTTTTAAAACACCTTATATATACACGCATCGTTGCTAATCGAACGTTTACATTTCTTATCGATCTATATACCACATCCGTATAATTATGAAAGTTGTCAAAATATCGGGTCAACATTGTTCAGGTACGGTTCTATACGGGCATGTATCGTTATTTTAACGTTATTATCACTAATTGTTACACAAACACATATGTACAAACGTGTGCGATGGTGAACATCTCAGGACTTGGTTTCGACGATTCTCTAGCAATCGACGTTATTTACTGAACATTTGCAAAACCTCTGAAACTTTATactttttagaaatttataaataaacaatagaatgtgtttctaattaaaaagataGCGAGTTCTCAAGTCGGAAATTCTATAAGCGtattaaaattcttctttataatGCCTTGCAATCGCAATCCACGTTTCAAAAAAAATTCAACAATGAAATTTTGCATAGTTCTGCAAAAATTCGGTAAACCCCATCGCACTATAGAATCACAGTATAGTAGGACAAGAAGATAAAGACGGAATAGTTGAGAAAACGGCATCAACGTCAGGGGGTGAACTCACCCTCTTTGTTAGCCTTCGaggatacaaaagaaaaaaaatctccCTTTAAACGaactaaacaaaaaaaaaatattcacgCGAAAAAGAACTTCCAGTAGTGTCTGAAATTATCTCGTATCTTTCTTTTCTCGCGACGAACTGAGCGTCACGCGTCCAATTTCTTATATTCTTATAATACCTCCGTATCTGTGACcatttttaatgaattatttctaaattactgTACACCTTTTCCTCCGCGATATATTAACACCTTGCTGGTcactcgatatcgcgtgctcaATTATTAACGTTTGAATGTGCAAAGGGTTGAATAAACTcggtataaaaaaagaaaaagatatataGAGTGTGTACAGTACGGAGCATAGTAGCTTTCCCTCGTAACACCATTTTCTTTAGGGAAGTCTACTTTGATCGATACTGTACAATAGCAGAGGTCAGACTTTCAATCACGCGAATCATTTTATCCCTGCTTttcgtgtatttttttttttcaattatttctatcGTTAATTTAACTATAGATAGTTGTTATCGATATTAAAGTAAATGAATCGACGTATTGCTAAATTAAAAGGAACTTCTAGGTGTAATAGTAAAATAATTAGTATCTGGTAAAGTGACGCGGTTACGAATTAAATACCATATGAgaaatgtaataatttaaatatataaacgtAGAAACTAtccttttataataaaatatatatatatgtgtacgtGTACGTGTATGTACATGTATTTACATGAAaacttttccttttgttttaaaTCGTTTCATAACTAATTCGTTTAGATAAATGAAAGATTCAGTTTATGGTTCAGAATATACAGAGTGTATCGTTAGAACCTATTaagtatttaaatgaaattatttcattaataatttctaaaaaatagtGTAACACATAAACGAGTGTATGGTTTCaagttacattattttataaatttcgataCTGAATGTGTTATTTTCAGTCACacagttattaaaaaatttttaattccattatccaacaaaaataaattaaaacgaaaCACCTTGTACACTCTAGTATTTGCTTCGAAGTTTTTATGTCCACGACTAATTCAATTCACCCGTTTCATagaagaatgaaaaatcaaaaagtAGACTATTATCAGTCTGTAAAATAAGAATCCCAGTCAGTGGACTCTTTCGAACTCTCGATAAAAGTTTCCCTTGAACTTCAATGTGGGTCTGTATATGTACACATATACAAGGTGACGAGAAGATAGATGAATCAATCGTTAGCATATTTTACACTTCctaaaaatcgaaattttgatCGATTTTGCATTAAGCTGTGCATTGCTTTGATTTTCTGATAATTAATTTACCAATGATAGAAGCCagtgattttattattatcgaCTCAACATAAATCACAAATTTTGGTCGCtatgaaaatttcatctatAGGAAGAATAGAACACACTATCAAAATTTGACCATCTATTTTACTCGCACCTCGTATGTTTGAATATGTACATGTGTAGTCTACCGTGTATAGTGTACTGCTCAACTCTCCCTGTATCCGATCGATCGAAGAATAAATACGGTCGCCGTAAAAATACTTATCcgaatgtatgtatacatagcatgtatatatatatatatatatatcattagAATAAAATAGAGATATAACTCTGTCGTCTCTTAGAATTCTCTCTGCTTAATTATGCTTCTAACAGCTTCGTGCCTaccttttaatatacatatacgtgtACTTATTGCAAAGATTGTTggcatgcttattgcaagtttAACCTACAAGATACCTTAACACGAGGTGCGAGATTTTATTctacctaaaaaaaaaaaaaaaagaagggagtTAGTCTTCGGTTCGAGAGATTAATATACCGTGTACAGGGTGTCACACCTCGTGTGAATGGTATGCATGTAACAAGGAACTCTGCTATGTGTGTATGTATGGGGGGTCGAAGAAGATCGCCTAAGTTATTTCTATTCGAATTCTTGTCGACTCCTGCTGCCCAATGAACACTCTGATCGATCCGCCATCCTGCGGTAACTAGGGTGGGTCATGGTACACCTGAATCTAAGGGGTGGTTCTCCTTCGTGAAATTTGTCGAAATTGTAAAACAGGGTTTGCTAGGACCGAAGGGCCAAGGCGATGGCCaggaataattaagaaaaataattttaagtaatattaataaaatgccAAGTGGAAAGagcttaattaattttataaaaattgaaaagtggaacgattgaaattttaattattaacacttttaAGTTCATCAATTTATTCCAAAAAATTAGTTTTACAATTTCGACTGATTCTTCGAAGTAGAATTACACCCCATAGTCACCTAATCGCGagaaaaatttgtttgaatCCCTGAAGTTCACGAAATGGTTggtataaaaaataaacgaatGCACGAGGCTCTAAACTCGTGATCCTAGAAGTATTGCAAAGTACAGGACAGAAGTTTGTCTGGTATTGCTACGGTTTCTCCAAGCGAAATTCCAGTTGCAGAGAGAAAGAATATCGGtagatatgtatacatatgtatatagaactTCTGATCCGTCGAGTTTTGACCTGGCAATGGAGCGCGACAATAAAGTTCGACGAACAGAAACATTCGATCGACCGTTCTCCGTGAAACACCTCCGGACAAACGATCGTCGAAGGAAGTACTTACGACCTGTAAATTTCCTCTCGTTCTCCAGCGAGAATCGTATCTTTTTATACATTGAATTCATTGTTACTCGGTCCACGTTCGGTTGTTTAGCAATGTCTTCCAAGACGCATCTTGcaattgataataataaaaaaaaaaataagttcaTTAACATACCgattatgaatttaattaacgcATTCACTAAGGGCCATAGGCGTTGGTGAAtgaatgaaaaagaatattCATAGCCGAGGTGGATCCACAGTGAaagtgttaaattaaaattcatcaaGCATTAATATTAACGCGTCGACTACCGCGAGGGTTATTAATGATTGACaccaaaaatttaatataattaattaacagaaatAAGATTCTATtaatgttatattaattttgtatgGTATCAAAGGATCATAGACGACgcgttataaaattaattactcaATCAGCGTTAATCAGTGTTAATATCAATTAGTAGATTCGACCGCGTTGCGAACAGCACCAGAAGAACACGTGAATCTAATACAAAAACGAAAAAAGACTCGTGTCCACGAACGCGAGCACGAACGTTCTATGAAATAACAAAGAATTCAATTGTAGTCCTGTGTACATAATATCCGCACGAATAACGCAATACcaagtacatatgtatattattatataattaatcagTTCTTTCGCGTAATACGAGGCTACGGTTAAACGGAAACGCGTGGCTCTAAAATAGTCAAGGATACCGCTACTCTAGGAAACAGAAAATCCTCACGAAAGGACAAAACAAGGGAaaacgacaaaaaaaaaagaaagaaaaaaaaaacagtagaTAACCCTTCCAAGGAATGAACAGTTCGTAGACTCGCATGGCCGAGAAGTTAGAGCTTTTGGTTACGCTtcataggaaaaaaaaaaaacagacaaAACTCTGAACACCTGACGCTTTTGGTTAGGCTCGCATACTTAGTCTCTTTAAACGAGTATGCTCGAACACGAAGAACGGTGAAAATCTCTTTTTTAGTCGCTCGTCATCATCCTACTTGTCAACGAGtaccgagagagagagagagagccaaGGTCCTTGCATCGTTAATTAACAATGCCTGTCgtataaagaataaagaaaaagaaaaatgttaaggaaaaaaaaaaaaagaaatgggcgGACCATCTTCTTGTCTGTCTCGTGCTCGTTGGACCCTCGTTCGCGATTCATTGCCCTGAGTATCGTTTTGTACATAGAGTACGTCAACGAGTTTTGTGACTTGCGAGGGTCCCGATCAAGCGTACGTCACAACAATTGACTACTGTGCAGAGATAGAAAGAATATTAGcggaaggaatgcgggtacgattggtcgtagTCGGTAAATCACACCTCAGgcacacgcattctagatcGTCGCATTACAAAGAAGTTAAATTCCGATGAACTTTAAATGCAAGGATCAAATGCGGGGATAGGGCCGTCCCCGTaatgttctttccatctctgcacagtacaAATAGAGAGAAACTGTGTACGAATTAATCTCATCGATCGAGAGGTACATCCTCCATGTTGGCTACGTTACCAAAATGCTGGAAACCGTTCTTGAAGATACGGGCACGGCTAGTGCCAGCCTTTGTCTGGTCGAGCAACGTCACGTTGTCCTCGAACTCCTTCACCCACCTGGCCGTCTCGTTACCCCAGTGGAACCTGATAGGCGCAGCGTGGTGGTACGGCTTCTTCATGCCGGAGTTACGGCTCTCCACGCCCTCCACCGAGTGGTAGAAGGATTTCTCGTAAAAATCTTGCCCTAAGAACGGCTCCAGTTCCGACACGATCTCCATAAAGGTCGGCCGATCACTGGGTCGCCATTTGAAACACTTCTCCATGATCTTCTGGATGTTCTCAGGACAGATGCGTGGGACGTTGAGGGTACCCTTGTGCAACACGTGGCTAAGAACCTCCTCGTTAGAGAAGCCTTGATAAGGTATCTCAGCCAGGGTCAGGATCTCGTATAGTACAACCCCGAAGGACCAAACGTCAGAGTCCGAAGTGAATACACCGTCTGATAGATTCTCGGGTGCCATCCATCTGATCGGAAGCAGCCCTTTCCTGCCGATTTTGTAGTAGTCCGTTTCGTAAACGTCCCTCGCCATACCGAAGTCACCTATCTTGCACACCAGGTCCTTGGAGACCATACAGTTCCTCGCGGCCAGGTCGCGATGAACATATTTCTTTGATTCCAAGTACGCCATTCCGTCGGCGATCTCAGCCGCCATTCTCATTATCTTGCACGCGTCTGGCACCAGATTGGTATCGCGAATTCGACGTAGATACGTCTTCAGGTCCCCGTTCTCCATCAGTTCCATGATAACGAACGGAGGGTTCTCTATCGACACCACGCCAATGAGCTTGATGATGTGGTAAGTGGAGAAATTCTTCATCACCGAAGCTTCGTTCAGGAACTCGTTCTTCTCCCTCTGGCTAGCTGTTTTCGAGATGGTCTTTATCGCCACTGAAGTGGTCTTGTCGAATATCCCACGATATACCATGCCGAAGTTACCCAGACCAAGCTCTTCGAGGATTTCCACGCTCTCCCTAGGTACTTCCCATTCGTCTATCACGTACTTGGTCTCTATGTAGTCAGGATTCACGCTGGCTATCAGTCTTTCTTGTTGCTTTCTCTTCTGATGGTTCCTCAGTGACAAGAACAGCACGAACAGTCCCACCGAGAGGAAACCGAGGGTTAACAATGCGATCAGGGTGACCGGGGCACTGTCGGTCAGGCCTATGGAGAAATAAGTCACGTCGGAGAAAGCACCATCTCCGGCCAACGAGGTGGAACGCACTCGAAGACTGTACTTGCCAGGACTCAGGTTCTTGATGAAGTAACTGTTGAACGTGTCCCTTCGATTTCTATGCGGTATGCACTCGGTACTCTTCTTCGCATCTTTCACGTCCAAATTCGTGTACTCGATGGTGTAGGAGACTGTGACGGAGTTGGGATCGTTCACCGTGTCCCAAGACACCTCGACGATGGTGTTGTTGGTAACTAAGACTCTTACGTTCCGCACGTCGTCCGCGTGTCGCCGCTTCTTTGTCCTAGCGTTGCTATATTGAACAGAGGAACACATGTTCGTCTCGTTAACTTTCACGCCACACGCGGCTATGCTGATGACATAACGCGTGTAATGGCGTAGATTCTTGATCACATAGGAATTGTTTTGACCACTGACGTTGTACAGAAAAGCAGCATCGTCCACGCGACCCTCGAGGATGTTCGACTGGGTGTCGATCTTGGTCGTCTCGTCCGGTCGAGGGGTGGACAGATTATTCGTTAGCTCGTAGAACTGATGGTCCACCATAGAATTGTAATTATTGTAGACGCAATAGTCTTTCCAGCCGGGTGATATATAGCTGATAGTCGTGTTCTGATGACAGAATATCTCGAACTTCTTCGAGGCGACGTTGTTTCTATTAGCGGGGTTCTTTGAACAACACGAGGCTAGACTGATCACCGGAGTCTTGACGGTCACTTCCTGCACCGTCTGCTCCTCGCTTTCCACCTCGTTCTCCAGTGTGTTGTTACAATAATCTCTAGAAGCAATTAGACCAGTGTCTTCGTGTATCATAGCGCGAGAGATCATGTAGTAACCAATCGGTCCGTTCGTGTATATCGGTGGTTCCCATCGAACTAAGACCTCGGTGTCGCTCAAAGCTGTCGTCATCACGTTGATCGGAGGCGAGGGTATGGTGCTCCTCGTCCTGAAGAAGATGATCTCCGACAGACCTACTGGGTTCACGAAGTAGTTAGAGTTCTTCGCGATGAACGTCTTCACGAATACCCCGTACATGGTGTACGGTTTCAAGTTGACTATGTGCTTGGACACGGTAGAGTTCCATTGCGGAATGTCCACGTCGACGATCTGCCAGGTATTGTTCCCTCCACAGGCGTTCGCCTCGTAGGATATGTTTCTGTTCTCCGTCTCTATATAGTTCAATAGGTAACTGAGCAACTGTTGCCCTTCGGGAGGCTTGTAACTGTCCCAGACTAAGTCCGCGTAATCAGGACCCAATTCCTTAACGGTGATGTTGATATTGACGACGTTGCAAGCTACTTTCTCCCCATTCGACTCCGGTTGCACCTCCAAATCCGTGAAGTTCGAGATGTTAACCATCTTGCTGAATTGCACGATCTTCGATAGGCACAGTTTTGGATTGTAATGAAAGAACAGCCGACCACGCTCGATCTTGATCTTCTGTTCCGGTGGGAACAGGTTCGACAGATTCGGATTGTCGAGCACCGCGAGGCTCGCGTTGTTTATATCCAGTTTTTCTCCCTTGATCACCTTGAGCTTCTTGAAGAAAGCCAACGACGTGATGGGGAATGAATGAGTGATCTTCACGTACTCGGTGATCTCCTCTATTAGGCCAAACGCGTCGCTCAACTCGTTCATTATGTTCGGGTTGCCGTTTCGAACCTGAAACTCCAGGGCACCTTTCACCACGGTTATGCCCCGGAAACTCTGTGCGTCCGATATGTGACGTATCAGAGCACCATGGCCGACCTTCCTACAGCTCTTCTCGCAGGCACGACAAGTGGTCATCTGTAATTGCAAGGTAATTGCACGTTACCGCGTCAAGTTATCGTAGAACATAGGAACTCTTATCCGTCATCGAACAATGACATAAAAAATGAGACATCAAAGCGAGGAATAGAATTTTTAACGTTGCCTTTGCGACACGACCAGGTCGTAAAAATCGTTCGCATGCTAAAGTCTGCAATTTCGACTTATCGCTGGAAATTTTTATCGAACAAATAATCATACGGAATTTGCGATGAAAGATTTACAATTTACCGGATATCTGCTATCTACCGGCTACCGTATAATTACCACTTATCACCACTTTCAAACTTTGAAAGTAGAACGTTATGAAAACCTTGTCGTTCCTTAATTGGTGATTTAGCGTTTTAACACTCGACCGTTTTGCGATAATGAACGTTCTCTCTATCTCTGGCCTTGGAAATTAAATACAAAGATGATGTTCGACTCGAATATGCGTTTCAGAGAACTTCCTCCGTGTAATTACAACTTCCCGAACCGGGTTAATTAATCGAATGAAGAAATTAACTTACGTTGTATTCGTCGAGCGCGTCCTCGTATCCGTCAGGACAGTGAGTCACGCAGGATCCATTGAACGGTCTCCAGGCTTGCCCATCCTCCAGGAAATAGTAAACCCTTCTCAGACTGTTCATCCGCACGCATTCGTCCTTCGTGACGCATCTTCTGGAGAGATAGGAGTATCTGTGAACAATCATTGTTTcgtgtaaattaatattttcgtctagGGCAGGGATCTGAATGGAGGCTACAGCCCTGggatttatttagaataaatttgtatattatatCTTTTAATCAGAGAGGAAAAATCATACTCGTTACTTACAAATGCGAAGGGCAAGTTTCCACGCATTTTCCCTCGTGTCTATAGTGCTTGCAAACATAACAGTCGCTGTCAGAAGGTCCTCGGCATTCACTAAGGCATTGTTCATGACAATCTGGTTTCATTATTCTCTGACAGTATTGGGAAGTCCAGCAATAGCCCTCAGGACAATGGGAGCACACTATAAAAGGGGAATTATTGATTATCATTAAGATCATTCGGTAATTTCACTCGTACTTAACCCTTTTTCATGTTAAGGCCACAGCAGCCTCtcaagatttattttaaatattgtcgCACTTACCAATCTGGTAGCTAAACGAAATAATGATCCTAGAAAATTATCTAGTTAAAATTGTAAACGcgaaaaagggttaaataaatttgTACGTCTTAACATGCGAATGACAATGTTGCGGGAACCGAGCACCTGCACGgcgaaaatgtatttttttgtgTTTTGTTAAAATGATTTTCACCATGAGGTAAAGTGTTTTCAGTGCTGCGAGTTTCATACGCTCTATATTACTTGACGTGCCTAATACGTTACATGTAGATTGAGATTTAATATTAACCTGCAGGGCTGTCTGTAACAgagatgaaacaaaaaaaacaacAGATAATTAGTGCGAAGCGATGGAATCCTATGTGGCATCGTGGGGATGGGATGCGAATTAATCGTTTTTAGTCACAGAATTCTATAATAAACATATTAGAAATTTTCttgtaaatattttacaaatatttgggAAACGTGGACAAAATTGTACAAACGATTAATGGGACGATGACTGCCTCCAAAAAGCAAAAGCGTATCAAGCAAAGGGGTAGGCAAGACAAAAAAGCAGATCATTCGTTTTATTGTTAGCGtgcctataaataaaaaaaatagaacaattaaatgataataataCCGGGACAAGAGGCCTCCTCCCCATTATCCTTGATGACGTTCTCCCCCACGGAAACAATCAGATCCCAATTCAACGTGTTAGTATAACAAAGAGACGGATTCTTCTCGATCCGAACGCTGCCCCTAGAGATTTCCGTGAGTTTCTTCAGGccgatctgaaaaaaaaaaagaaaaaataaagaaagaaagaattaaataaaaattagatccAAGTGGGCGACGATTCAGCCCCCGATACACCGATTTACTAACTGAACTGGACAGAGGTCGAACGGCTGGTTAATTCGATTGACTAATTAACGTCACTTGACCCGACGGGTCAACTGGCTGAGTCCTGAGCGAATTGGAACGAAGCATCGAAGCCAGGACAGACTGTATCGTCCTCTACAAACGTGGGAAATGATTCAGAGAAGAATTAACTCGAAAACACAGCAAAGTGTTGCTCtccaatttcaattaaatttcgtaGATTTATCGAACCGGTAGAAATCAGCGCAAAATGAAAGGGTGgtatcgtattttttttttcaatatttagacaagttgaaataattaaaaatttcaattaaaaagggGTGAAAAATTTATCGCGAGCTAATCTTTGCCCGAATCGCGGTTAATAAACATGAAAAAAACCGATACCAGACAAATATTTGCCGACTAAGCGAATATTGATCCGCGTTTATTTTCAAGAATAACACCCAATCGTTCACGCTTTCACCCCTTGACAtacattgtttcatttttttttctttctttctttttttattcaaaggGTTACCAGCACGGCTATCTTTCGAAAATATTTGCTCTGCAAACAACGCGATTTTATTCGATCATATCGTGTTTACCTTTTCACTGTACCCTGAAACAGTGACTCCTTTCACCAATTCGCTGTCTATCATGGGATATCGCTCTTTAATACCATACCTGACGATTCGGTTTTCATAATTTAACCCATTAGCGTCtattaattttcgaatttacCAATCGACCACGCAACGTCGCGTGACAGGCTTACCTCTTGCAAATTTTGCATCTCGTACAGCATGAAAGCGTAATCGGTGAGCAGGATATTGCCCCGGATCACTTCGAGATTCGGGAACAGGTTGGTAAGACTCTTTAGGCCGTTGACACGGTACAGCAAGAGGTAGCCAGTGATCTCTCGGAGATTCGGGAAAGTGATGTTTTGAAAATCCTTCTCGGAGTTGTTCTCGATCAGTACGATCTGCAGGAAACCCTCGATGACGTGGCAATCCTTCATGATACCGAAGGCCCACACGCTGTTCCTTATGTCGATGCTCTGGCAGATACCGTCACCGATCGTCACATTTTTATATCGACGAGTCTTTTCGCGGGTAACACTCGATTTCGTGCCCGGTTTTGGCAGGTTCGACAGCTGGCCCGGTTGCTGGCTCAATTTCGTGTTTGCTTCCGTCGATCTGtcgaatatttcaaataaaataacaatatttaataacgataagtACTGCCTTAGTAAACTcacggatgacggaccatggagagaggctcgATTTAATATCGTAAAAAATGATCGTAGCTAACCCATCGAAtggtatttataattattcgaatagaCAATTAATCGTGAATCGTGTACCTGGAAGCATCGATCGCCCTGTTGCTCCTGTAGGAAACTATTCGATCGTAAAACGGATCGTCAAAACCAGCTCCGTCGACCCAGTCCCTCAAGTGTTTGTCTTCGACGAGTAACCCAGTGTCCTCGAGCTTCCTGTTCGCATAATCGGCCTCGTATTTGGCCTGAATGCCGTCG carries:
- the LOC117606071 gene encoding insulin receptor, giving the protein MTRMSRLLLIVFLCVATRLAYCQDDGWSRTNYRNDDGIQAKYEADYANRKLEDTGLLVEDKHLRDWVDGAGFDDPFYDRIVSYRSNRAIDASRSTEANTKLSQQPGQLSNLPKPGTKSSVTREKTRRYKNVTIGDGICQSIDIRNSVWAFGIMKDCHVIEGFLQIVLIENNSEKDFQNITFPNLREITGYLLLYRVNGLKSLTNLFPNLEVIRGNILLTDYAFMLYEMQNLQEIGLKKLTEISRGSVRIEKNPSLCYTNTLNWDLIVSVGENVIKDNGEEASCPVCSHCPEGYCWTSQYCQRIMKPDCHEQCLSECRGPSDSDCYVCKHYRHEGKCVETCPSHLYSYLSRRCVTKDECVRMNSLRRVYYFLEDGQAWRPFNGSCVTHCPDGYEDALDEYNMTTCRACEKSCRKVGHGALIRHISDAQSFRGITVVKGALEFQVRNGNPNIMNELSDAFGLIEEITEYVKITHSFPITSLAFFKKLKVIKGEKLDINNASLAVLDNPNLSNLFPPEQKIKIERGRLFFHYNPKLCLSKIVQFSKMVNISNFTDLEVQPESNGEKVACNVVNINITVKELGPDYADLVWDSYKPPEGQQLLSYLLNYIETENRNISYEANACGGNNTWQIVDVDIPQWNSTVSKHIVNLKPYTMYGVFVKTFIAKNSNYFVNPVGLSEIIFFRTRSTIPSPPINVMTTALSDTEVLVRWEPPIYTNGPIGYYMISRAMIHEDTGLIASRDYCNNTLENEVESEEQTVQEVTVKTPVISLASCCSKNPANRNNVASKKFEIFCHQNTTISYISPGWKDYCVYNNYNSMVDHQFYELTNNLSTPRPDETTKIDTQSNILEGRVDDAAFLYNVSGQNNSYVIKNLRHYTRYVISIAACGVKVNETNMCSSVQYSNARTKKRRHADDVRNVRVLVTNNTIVEVSWDTVNDPNSVTVSYTIEYTNLDVKDAKKSTECIPHRNRRDTFNSYFIKNLSPGKYSLRVRSTSLAGDGAFSDVTYFSIGLTDSAPVTLIALLTLGFLSVGLFVLFLSLRNHQKRKQQERLIASVNPDYIETKYVIDEWEVPRESVEILEELGLGNFGMVYRGIFDKTTSVAIKTISKTASQREKNEFLNEASVMKNFSTYHIIKLIGVVSIENPPFVIMELMENGDLKTYLRRIRDTNLVPDACKIMRMAAEIADGMAYLESKKYVHRDLAARNCMVSKDLVCKIGDFGMARDVYETDYYKIGRKGLLPIRWMAPENLSDGVFTSDSDVWSFGVVLYEILTLAEIPYQGFSNEEVLSHVLHKGTLNVPRICPENIQKIMEKCFKWRPSDRPTFMEIVSELEPFLGQDFYEKSFYHSVEGVESRNSGMKKPYHHAAPIRFHWGNETARWVKEFEDNVTLLDQTKAGTSRARIFKNGFQHFGNVANMEDVPLDR